The sequence below is a genomic window from Pseudomonas cremoricolorata.
ACGCGGTCCAGGGCGCGCGCAGCGGCGACCTGGTCATCGCGGCTCTGCGCGCCCAGCAGGGTGTCGAGCAGGTGATCGACCACCGGGTCGTTGATCCCGGCGTAGTTCTTGCTGCCCTTGATCGAGGCTTGGCTTGAGTGGAAGTACTGCCACTGCTCGAGGCCCGGACTGAGGGTCTGGCCGAGGGTCATCAGAATCATGTCGAAATCGAACTGGTCCAGGCGCTGTTTGTACTGCGCGCGATCGACCGTGCGCAGCCCGGCGGCGATGCCGATGCTGGCCAGGTTTTCCACGTAGGGCCCGAAGATGCGCTCCAGATTTGGATTGACCAAAAGGATTTCCAGGCGCAACTGCCGGCCCTTGGCGTCCACCAGACGCTGGCCGTCCAGGCGATACCCGGCCTTGGCGAACAGGCCCAGCGCCTCACGCAGGGTCTGCCGGCCGATGCCGCTGCCTTCTGTGCGGCTGACCTGGTAGGGCTCGGTGAACAGCTTGGCTGGCAATTGATCGCGGAACGGCTTGAGCAGCAGCCATTCCTTGCCCACCGGCAGGCCGGTCGCGGCGAATTCGCTGTTGGGGTAATAGCTGGTCGAGCGCTGATAGGCACTGCTGAACAACGCACGGTTGGCCCACTCGAAATCGAGCATCAGCCCCAGCGCCTGGCGCAGGTCGGGGTTGTCGAACGGCGCGCGGCGGCTGTTCATGAACAGCCCTTGGGTCTGGGTGGGGATACGGTGCGGAATCTGCGCCTTGATCACCTGGCCGCGGCGCACCGCCGGGAAGTTGTAGCCATTGGCCCAGTTCTTCGCCTGATGCTCGATGTAGATGTCGAATTCGCCGGCCTTGAACGCTTCGAAGGCCACCGTGGCGTCGCGGTAGAACTCGAATTCCACGCGGTTGAAGTTGTACTTGCCGCGATTGACCGGCAGGTCCTTGCCCCAGTAATTCTTCACCCGCTCGAACACCAGACGCCGGCCGGGCTGCACCTCGCTGATGCGGTACGGCCCGCTGCCCAGCGGCGGCTCGAAGGTGGTGGCCTTGAAATCGCGCTTTTCCCAGTAGTGCTTGGGCAGCACCGGCATTTCGCCCAGGCGCAGGATCAGCAGCGGGTTGCCGGCGCGCTTGAAGACGAAGCGAATGCGCAGCGGGCCGAGGATGTCGACGCGCTGCACTTCCTGCAGGTTGGTGCGGTACAGCGGATGGCCCTGCTTGAGCAAAGTGCGGTAGGAGAACGCCACATCGGCCGAGGTGATCGGCTTGCCATCATGAAAGCGTGCCTGCGGGCGCAGGTTGAACACCACCCAGCTACGGTCCTCGCTGTACTCCACCGAGCGGGCGATCAGCCCATAACTAGAGGTCGGCTCGTCACCGGAAGGGTCGTACTGTCCGGTGCCGACCATCAGCGTTTCGTTCAGCTCGCTGACCCCGTACTGCTGGAAGTTCGGCGTGGTGACCGGGCTCGAGCCTTTGAAGGTGTAGGGGTTGAGGGTGTCGAAGGTGCCAAAGGCCATGGCCCGCAACGTGCCGCCCTTGGGCGCTTGCGGATTGACCCAGTCGAAGTGGGTGAAGCTGGCTGGGTACTTGAGCGTGCCGAACTGCGCATATCCGTGGCTTTCGCTCACTGTAGCGCCCGCAGGGAAGCTCAAGGCCAGGCTGATTGACAGCAGGAGGGGACGTATCAAGTCGGCATCCGATCCAGAGGCGTTGGGCTTGGGTCGGGCTACAGTAACAGCTTGTCAGGGATGGAAAAAGAGACCCGGGAAAGGCGTTGCGCCAGGGCTGGCGCGGCGTTGCGCGAGGGCATCTGCGCCCCGCGTGGCGGGGCGTGATGAACAGCGGGCACGGTGCTGCCCGACGGCTATCAGTGACCGAGGTAAACGGTCAGCGTCTGGCCTGGCTTGAGAGCTTTGCCGCTGCGAGGGTTCCAGCGCTTGAGGTGCTGCATTTCCACGTTGAAGCGCTTGGCCACCAGGTACAGCGAATCGCCCTTGCGTACCTTGTATTGCGTTGAGCGCTTCTGTGCTGCGGCCACGCGGTTGGCGGCAGCGCTGGAGGCGGCAGGTGCGTTGCCACCGCGCAGCGCCAGGACCTGGCCGGCGCGCAGGCTGCTGCCCGACAAGCGGTTCCAGCGCTGCAGGTCACGTACCGACACGCGGTTGGCCTTGGCGATGGCACCGAGGTTGTCACCACGCTTGACCCGGTAGCTGCGCGTGCCGGCTGGCGCGGCAGCAGGCGCCTTGGCTTCGGCCAGGGCGGCCTGGAACACGGCCTTGTTCGGTTGCAGGCTGACCAGTTGCTCGGGATTGAGGTTGGACAGGCTGGCGGCCAGCAACTGGGCCTTGGCCGTCGGCACCAGCAACTGCTGCGGGCCGTCGACGGTCATGCGCTTCTTGAACGCCGGGTTGAGCTGGATCAGTTCGTCTTCGTCGATGTCGGCGAAGGCGGCCACCCGCGACAGGTCGAGTCGCTCGTTGATCGTCACTGCCTGGAAGTACGGCTGGTTGGCGATCGGGCTGAGGTTCACGCCGTAGGCTTCAGGGGTGTTGACGATCTGCGACAGCGCCAGCAGCTTGGGCACGTAGTCGCGGGTTTCCTGCGGCAGCGGCAGGTTCCAGTAGTCGGTCGGCAGGCCCAGGCGCTCGTTGCGCTCGATGGCCCGGCTCACCGTGCCTTCGCCGGCGTTGTAGGCCGCCAGGGCCAGCAGCCAGTCGCCATTGAACATGTCGTGCAGGCGGCTGAGGTAGTCGAGCGCGGCGTTGGTCGAGGCGGTGATGTCGCGTCGGCCGTCGTAGAAATGGGTCTGGCGCAGGTTGAAGCTGCGCCCGGTGGACGGGATGAACTGCCACAGGCCGACCGCATGGGCACGCGAGTAGGCCATGGGGTTGTAGGCGCTCTCGATGGCTGGCAGCAGCGCCAGCTCCAGCGGCATGTCGCGCTCTTCGAGACGCTCTACGATGAAGTGCATGTACAGGCTGCCACGCTCACCCAGCGCCTCCACCGAACGCGAGTTGCTGGCGAACCACAGGCGCTGCTGTTCGATGCGTGGATTGACGTCGATGTCCTGCAGGACGAAGCCCTGGCGCATGCGCACCCAGACATCCTCCGGTGGTGGCTTGACCGCAGGGGCGATCACCCGCGGTGCCGGCCTGTGCTTGATCCGCGCCTGGTAGTCGGGCGCGCGAACGCTGTCGGTCTCCGCGACCTTCGGCGCGCTCTGGCAGCCCACCAGGGTGGCTGTCAGGGCCAGTGCGCTGGCTTGCGCCAGGCGCCTCAGGGCGAGGGAATGAGAGGTTCTGCGGCTGCGCAATGACATCGGCGGGTACGTTCATCCGGGCAAAAAAGTGGGGCGATTCTAGGAACCGCTTCCCGCCCGGTCAACCTTTCCCCCGCCTTCAGATATATCTTGGGGTTATCAGAACTGGTTCTTCCATGACCTCAACGCAGCAAAAACCGATACGGGAGTGAGGTTTGCGTCGCCCGTCCATTCGTCTGCTTTTTGTTTAACAGATGTTTCAGTCGTGCGTAGAAAAGGGTTGGTCTGACGTTCCAGACCAATGCGCGAGGGCAGGGTGATGCGCTGCTCGGCGCGCAGCCGCTCGACGTCAGCCAGACGTTGCTGCAGTACCGCGTTGTCAGGTTCGACTGCCTGGGCGAAGCGCAGGTTGCTCAGCGT
It includes:
- a CDS encoding extracellular solute-binding protein yields the protein MIRPLLLSISLALSFPAGATVSESHGYAQFGTLKYPASFTHFDWVNPQAPKGGTLRAMAFGTFDTLNPYTFKGSSPVTTPNFQQYGVSELNETLMVGTGQYDPSGDEPTSSYGLIARSVEYSEDRSWVVFNLRPQARFHDGKPITSADVAFSYRTLLKQGHPLYRTNLQEVQRVDILGPLRIRFVFKRAGNPLLILRLGEMPVLPKHYWEKRDFKATTFEPPLGSGPYRISEVQPGRRLVFERVKNYWGKDLPVNRGKYNFNRVEFEFYRDATVAFEAFKAGEFDIYIEHQAKNWANGYNFPAVRRGQVIKAQIPHRIPTQTQGLFMNSRRAPFDNPDLRQALGLMLDFEWANRALFSSAYQRSTSYYPNSEFAATGLPVGKEWLLLKPFRDQLPAKLFTEPYQVSRTEGSGIGRQTLREALGLFAKAGYRLDGQRLVDAKGRQLRLEILLVNPNLERIFGPYVENLASIGIAAGLRTVDRAQYKQRLDQFDFDMILMTLGQTLSPGLEQWQYFHSSQASIKGSKNYAGINDPVVDHLLDTLLGAQSRDDQVAAARALDRVLLWHNYMIPNWYLDNHRLAYRNRFAFVATPPYTLGLNSWWLKKTPEKAP
- a CDS encoding lytic transglycosylase domain-containing protein, with amino-acid sequence MSLRSRRTSHSLALRRLAQASALALTATLVGCQSAPKVAETDSVRAPDYQARIKHRPAPRVIAPAVKPPPEDVWVRMRQGFVLQDIDVNPRIEQQRLWFASNSRSVEALGERGSLYMHFIVERLEERDMPLELALLPAIESAYNPMAYSRAHAVGLWQFIPSTGRSFNLRQTHFYDGRRDITASTNAALDYLSRLHDMFNGDWLLALAAYNAGEGTVSRAIERNERLGLPTDYWNLPLPQETRDYVPKLLALSQIVNTPEAYGVNLSPIANQPYFQAVTINERLDLSRVAAFADIDEDELIQLNPAFKKRMTVDGPQQLLVPTAKAQLLAASLSNLNPEQLVSLQPNKAVFQAALAEAKAPAAAPAGTRSYRVKRGDNLGAIAKANRVSVRDLQRWNRLSGSSLRAGQVLALRGGNAPAASSAAANRVAAAQKRSTQYKVRKGDSLYLVAKRFNVEMQHLKRWNPRSGKALKPGQTLTVYLGH